A region from the Aquimarina sp. ERC-38 genome encodes:
- a CDS encoding Lrp/AsnC family transcriptional regulator, with product MAKFKLDEVDHQILDMLIENTRTPFTDIAKKLLISAGTVHVRVKKMEEAGIIEGSSLTLDYKKLGYSFIAYVGIYLQNTSQTKFVLQRINEIPFVTVAHITTGKFNIFCKVRAKDTNHAKDIIFKLDDIDGVYRTETMISLEESINDKKRLMHSIFQEL from the coding sequence ATGGCAAAATTTAAATTAGACGAAGTTGATCACCAGATTCTGGATATGCTAATCGAGAATACCCGTACCCCCTTTACGGATATAGCAAAAAAATTATTGATTTCGGCAGGAACAGTTCACGTACGTGTAAAGAAAATGGAAGAAGCGGGGATAATCGAAGGTTCTTCATTAACCCTTGATTATAAAAAATTAGGATATTCCTTTATTGCTTACGTAGGGATATATCTCCAAAATACATCTCAAACTAAATTTGTTTTACAACGAATTAACGAGATACCGTTTGTAACCGTAGCGCACATAACTACTGGTAAGTTTAATATTTTCTGCAAGGTACGGGCAAAAGATACCAACCATGCAAAAGATATTATCTTTAAACTGGATGATATTGATGGTGTGTACAGAACCGAAACGATGATTTCTTTAGAAGAAAGTATCAACGATAAAAAACGTTTGATGCATTCAATCTTTCAGGAATTATAA
- a CDS encoding phosphoenolpyruvate carboxylase produces MARLPKVERFNHYVLTKYEIYNSIFMTLPFDSVSNTGVLLPLFKSICEEGYKKENNPTEIVNTFFDVYQNKPSSKEKYDLLFRFIQYIERQVVLFDAIEDAAFPIVNNMEGRGTLRSIKEEAQAKGQVTRLQDYLKTFKIRPTLTAHPTQFYPGTVLGIIHDLDTAIRENNSQMIKKLLAQLGKTAFFNKEKPTPYDEAVSLIWYLENVFYHAASTIFDYVQRNIFKGDDLHNDLINLGFWPGGDRDGNPFVTTETTIKVAKRLRKTILINYYRDMRKLKRRITFGNLQNKLAELETALYNNFYYSKTSDRLSMDTLLNGLLEVRDELIEKHQSLFLEELQSMINKIRIFGFHFATLDIRQDSRVHHKVLLNIVSRTQELGLDIFPKDYTDKSEEEQIEILSNLKGSLDPSQFDEDITRGTLESIYAIKTIQEKNGERGAHRYIISNNGSVLNVIETFAMIRLCDWDEPTVDVIPLFETVPDLKIAHEVMEALYTNPSYAAHLKKRGMKQTIMLGFSDGTKDGGYLMANWGIFKAKEALTEISRKYDVKVVFFDGRGGPPARGGGNTNQFYASLGPTIEDEEIQITVQGQTISSNFGTLDSCQYNLEQMLGAGVENAMTNNESNLFSTENKVTMQELADISYQTYVDFKSHPKFLPYLEHMSTLKYYGKANIGSRPSKRNTGSTLEFSDLRAIPFVGSWTMLKQNVPGFYGVGTAIKKLEDKGEFERVQQLYKDSAFFRTLIANSMMSLTKSFFGLTSYMKDDEEYGQFWHIIHDEFELTKALLLKLTGYGELMENEPAGKASIEMRENIVLPLLTIQQYALKKIQEIKRGGADDADLEIYEKMVTRSLFGNINASRNSA; encoded by the coding sequence ATGGCCAGATTACCTAAAGTAGAAAGATTCAATCATTATGTATTAACCAAGTACGAAATTTACAACAGTATTTTTATGACACTCCCATTTGATTCAGTGTCAAATACTGGGGTATTGCTACCACTGTTTAAGAGTATTTGTGAAGAAGGGTATAAAAAAGAGAATAATCCTACGGAGATTGTCAATACGTTTTTTGACGTTTATCAGAACAAGCCTTCCTCAAAAGAGAAATACGATCTATTATTTCGTTTTATCCAATATATTGAACGTCAGGTAGTATTATTTGATGCTATTGAAGATGCTGCTTTTCCAATCGTAAATAATATGGAAGGCAGGGGAACCCTTAGAAGCATTAAAGAAGAAGCACAAGCAAAAGGACAGGTAACTCGATTGCAGGATTATTTGAAAACCTTTAAAATTCGACCTACCTTAACGGCACATCCTACTCAGTTTTATCCGGGTACGGTACTTGGGATTATTCATGACCTGGACACCGCCATTCGAGAGAATAATTCTCAGATGATTAAAAAGCTGTTAGCGCAGTTAGGTAAAACCGCTTTTTTTAACAAAGAAAAACCAACACCTTATGATGAAGCAGTAAGCTTGATTTGGTATCTGGAAAATGTATTTTATCACGCGGCTAGTACTATATTCGATTACGTACAACGCAATATCTTTAAAGGAGATGATTTACATAATGATCTGATCAACTTAGGCTTTTGGCCGGGGGGTGACCGGGATGGAAATCCGTTTGTAACTACAGAAACTACGATTAAAGTAGCCAAACGATTGCGTAAAACCATCCTGATCAACTATTATCGGGACATGCGTAAGCTAAAACGAAGAATTACGTTTGGAAACCTGCAAAATAAATTGGCTGAGTTGGAAACCGCCCTGTATAATAATTTCTATTACAGTAAAACTTCAGATCGTTTATCTATGGATACCTTGTTAAACGGACTATTAGAAGTGCGAGACGAACTGATTGAAAAGCATCAGTCCTTATTTTTGGAGGAACTGCAAAGTATGATTAATAAAATCCGAATTTTTGGGTTTCACTTTGCTACTTTGGATATCAGACAAGATTCAAGGGTACACCATAAGGTTTTACTAAATATAGTAAGCAGAACGCAGGAATTAGGACTAGATATTTTTCCTAAAGATTATACTGATAAATCCGAAGAAGAACAAATTGAAATCCTTTCTAATTTAAAGGGTAGTTTAGACCCTTCACAGTTTGATGAAGATATTACCCGAGGTACCTTAGAGTCTATTTATGCTATAAAAACCATTCAGGAAAAAAACGGCGAACGTGGCGCCCACCGATATATTATTAGTAATAATGGAAGTGTATTAAATGTCATAGAAACTTTTGCTATGATTCGTTTATGCGATTGGGATGAACCTACAGTAGACGTCATACCTTTATTTGAAACCGTACCGGATTTAAAAATTGCTCATGAGGTGATGGAAGCTTTATACACCAATCCATCTTATGCTGCACATTTGAAAAAACGTGGTATGAAGCAAACTATTATGCTCGGTTTTTCTGATGGAACTAAAGACGGTGGCTATTTAATGGCAAACTGGGGTATTTTTAAAGCAAAAGAAGCCTTAACCGAAATTTCAAGAAAATATGATGTTAAAGTGGTATTTTTTGATGGTAGGGGAGGCCCACCAGCACGAGGAGGCGGAAATACCAATCAGTTTTACGCATCATTAGGTCCGACGATTGAAGATGAAGAAATACAGATTACCGTACAGGGACAAACTATTAGTTCCAACTTCGGGACTTTAGATTCTTGCCAGTACAACCTGGAACAAATGCTAGGGGCAGGGGTTGAAAATGCTATGACCAATAATGAGAGCAATTTATTTTCAACTGAAAATAAAGTAACCATGCAGGAGTTAGCGGATATAAGCTATCAAACCTACGTGGATTTTAAAAGTCATCCGAAGTTTTTACCGTATTTGGAGCATATGAGTACGTTAAAATATTACGGGAAAGCAAATATAGGAAGTCGACCTTCCAAAAGAAATACAGGAAGTACTTTAGAATTTTCGGATTTACGGGCCATCCCATTTGTAGGAAGTTGGACAATGCTAAAACAAAATGTACCCGGATTTTACGGGGTGGGTACCGCCATTAAAAAGTTGGAGGATAAAGGCGAGTTTGAACGTGTACAACAATTGTATAAAGATTCGGCTTTCTTTAGAACCTTGATTGCTAACAGTATGATGAGTTTGACCAAATCTTTCTTCGGATTAACTTCTTATATGAAAGATGACGAAGAATACGGGCAGTTTTGGCATATTATCCATGATGAATTTGAACTAACTAAAGCGCTATTATTGAAATTAACCGGATATGGCGAATTAATGGAAAACGAACCTGCGGGGAAAGCATCTATCGAAATGCGGGAGAATATTGTATTGCCTTTGCTAACTATTCAGCAGTATGCTTTAAAGAAAATCCAGGAAATCAAAAGAGGAGGTGCAGATGACGCAGATTTAGAAATCTATGAAAAAATGGTCACCCGTTCTTTATTCGGAAACATTAATGCCAGTCGTAATTCAGCGTAG
- a CDS encoding type II toxin-antitoxin system HigB family toxin, with product MKHKDCEIQLKIWYWEMNNSKWKSMNHLKSTYPDASILKNNRVVFNIKGNNYRLIVRFNFDYQLAWIRFVGTHANYDKIDANKI from the coding sequence ATAAAACATAAAGATTGCGAGATTCAGTTAAAAATTTGGTATTGGGAAATGAATAATTCCAAATGGAAATCCATGAACCATTTAAAAAGCACATATCCGGATGCAAGTATTTTGAAAAATAATCGAGTTGTTTTTAATATAAAAGGAAATAATTATCGACTAATCGTACGTTTTAACTTTGATTATCAACTTGCCTGGATACGTTTTGTTGGCACACACGCAAACTATGATAAAATTGATGCAAATAAAATTTAG
- a CDS encoding helix-turn-helix domain-containing protein — MKIAPIKNSSDYKKALERLEFIFEAKKDTEEGDELEILAMVIDKYESEHFPIDMPDPIAAITFRMEQLGLKQKDLVEIIGFKSRVSEIMNKKRKLTLEMIRKLHKKLNIPTEVLIQEY; from the coding sequence ATGAAAATAGCACCTATAAAAAATAGTAGTGATTATAAGAAAGCCTTAGAAAGATTAGAGTTTATTTTTGAGGCTAAAAAAGATACCGAAGAAGGTGATGAATTGGAAATATTAGCTATGGTAATTGATAAATATGAATCAGAACATTTTCCTATAGATATGCCAGATCCAATTGCAGCAATTACATTTAGAATGGAGCAGCTAGGCTTGAAACAAAAAGATTTAGTCGAAATAATTGGTTTTAAAAGCAGGGTAAGTGAGATTATGAATAAAAAACGAAAACTAACCCTGGAAATGATTCGAAAGTTGCATAAAAAATTAAATATTCCCACAGAGGTCTTAATTCAAGAGTACTAA
- a CDS encoding VOC family protein, with protein MNLNQVTVPSLNLKRAVSFYQKLGLRLIVESIPTYARFECPEGDSTFSIHLVEKLPEGEGVYTYFETYRLDKEVEKLVQEGITFLSLPEDKPWLWREDRLKDPDGNLIIFYQAGENRKNPPWRITT; from the coding sequence ATGAATTTAAACCAAGTTACCGTACCCTCCTTAAACCTTAAAAGAGCCGTTTCTTTTTATCAGAAGTTAGGACTGCGGTTAATCGTAGAATCAATACCTACTTACGCCAGATTTGAATGTCCTGAAGGTGATAGTACCTTTTCAATACATTTGGTAGAAAAGTTACCGGAAGGGGAAGGGGTTTATACGTATTTTGAGACTTACAGGTTAGATAAAGAAGTAGAAAAATTAGTTCAGGAAGGCATCACATTTTTAAGTTTACCAGAAGACAAACCCTGGTTATGGCGAGAAGATCGACTTAAAGATCCTGATGGTAATTTAATTATATTTTATCAAGCCGGAGAAAACCGAAAGAACCCTCCTTGGCGTATAACTACATAA
- a CDS encoding pentapeptide repeat-containing protein: MTGIEEEYNEVDYSDKKLPLQNYDACIFTNCNFSGANLSAIVFTQCSFFNCNFTGVKLKETSFQEECQFIESKLVGADFSICNPFMISFQFDNSNLEYSSFANLDIKHTTFKNCNLKEVDFTDSDISKSIFAYCNLEKVIFENTTGTEVDFQTAMNVQIDLETNNFRKSIFSRNNIDGLLSKYKIRIH; encoded by the coding sequence ATGACCGGAATTGAAGAAGAATACAACGAAGTAGATTACAGTGATAAGAAATTACCACTGCAAAATTATGACGCTTGTATTTTTACCAATTGTAATTTTTCAGGTGCTAACTTATCTGCTATAGTATTTACCCAATGTTCCTTTTTCAATTGTAATTTTACCGGAGTTAAATTAAAAGAAACTTCTTTCCAGGAAGAATGTCAGTTTATCGAATCAAAACTGGTGGGTGCTGACTTTTCGATATGCAACCCCTTTATGATTTCATTTCAGTTTGACAATAGTAATTTGGAGTATAGTAGCTTTGCAAATTTAGACATCAAGCATACCACCTTTAAAAACTGTAATTTAAAAGAAGTGGATTTTACAGATAGTGATATTTCTAAAAGTATTTTTGCTTATTGTAATTTAGAAAAAGTCATTTTTGAAAATACTACTGGTACCGAAGTAGATTTTCAGACTGCAATGAATGTTCAAATTGACCTGGAAACTAATAATTTTAGGAAATCCATATTTAGCCGAAATAATATAGACGGGTTACTTTCAAAGTATAAGATTAGAATTCATTAG
- a CDS encoding PLP-dependent aminotransferase family protein translates to MSSPVFPLKGNVSYDRKKQEPVYLQLSHQVIKFIRSGKLQPGVKLPGSRTLANELNLHRKTIIAVYTELQAQGWIETIVNKGTFVTKQLPVVQPVSFKQPIHQKNNSEYASFDFLKNDLLYQKPEVLDKKINLIADGVPDHRLVPIDEISKVYRDVMKRSYNRHLLKYNSIYGNLQLRKRLAVYLNATRGLHITYDQILITRGSQMSMYLAGQLLLKNRIIICGNTNYNTANDTFTYCGGQVKTVSIDKDGLNTQEIETLCKTQPIQAVYVTSHHHYPTTVTLSPQRRMHLLQLAQQYQFAIIEDDYDYDFHYNNAPILPLASSDETGNVLYLGGFTKIIAPALRIGYLIGPVDFIREAAHLRSIIDRQGDTILEHVISILIKNGDVYRHIQKVRKIYKKRRDLFCKLLSEQCGKFFNFTKPEGGMAVWVLLRDTYTWDNVMASAKALDIPFSSDYLIYGDAVTSKGIRMGFACLTTEEIYQSIDRLQKVMNQLKKSSQ, encoded by the coding sequence ATGAGTAGTCCGGTTTTTCCATTAAAAGGAAATGTTTCCTACGATCGTAAAAAACAGGAACCTGTTTATCTTCAGCTTTCGCATCAAGTTATTAAATTCATACGCTCAGGAAAACTCCAACCGGGTGTAAAGCTTCCCGGATCCCGGACTTTAGCTAACGAACTCAACCTACATCGAAAAACCATTATTGCTGTTTATACTGAACTCCAGGCTCAAGGCTGGATAGAAACCATAGTAAATAAGGGGACATTTGTCACTAAGCAACTTCCGGTAGTACAACCCGTAAGTTTTAAACAACCTATACATCAAAAAAATAACAGTGAATACGCTTCTTTTGATTTTCTTAAAAATGATTTATTATATCAAAAACCTGAAGTTCTTGATAAAAAAATTAACCTAATTGCAGATGGTGTTCCGGATCACCGTTTAGTTCCTATTGATGAAATATCAAAAGTATATCGGGATGTCATGAAGCGAAGTTACAATCGGCATTTATTAAAATATAATTCTATCTACGGAAACCTTCAACTTAGGAAAAGATTGGCGGTATATCTAAACGCCACCCGGGGCCTTCATATTACTTACGATCAAATTTTGATTACCCGGGGAAGTCAAATGAGTATGTACCTGGCAGGACAACTACTTTTGAAAAACAGAATAATTATCTGTGGAAATACCAATTATAATACGGCTAATGACACTTTTACGTATTGCGGTGGTCAGGTAAAAACAGTCAGTATTGATAAAGATGGATTAAATACCCAAGAGATTGAAACTTTATGTAAAACTCAACCTATACAGGCAGTTTATGTAACTTCGCATCACCATTATCCGACTACCGTTACCTTATCCCCTCAGCGAAGGATGCACTTGCTACAGTTGGCACAACAATACCAGTTTGCTATTATTGAGGATGATTATGATTATGATTTTCATTATAACAACGCTCCTATCCTACCCCTGGCTAGTAGTGACGAAACCGGAAATGTGCTGTACCTGGGAGGGTTTACTAAAATTATAGCTCCTGCGCTACGAATCGGGTATTTAATTGGACCCGTTGATTTTATTCGAGAAGCTGCACACTTGCGAAGTATTATTGATCGGCAAGGGGATACTATCTTAGAACATGTAATTAGTATTCTTATTAAAAACGGAGATGTTTATCGACATATCCAAAAAGTACGTAAAATTTATAAGAAACGTCGGGACCTGTTTTGCAAACTTCTCTCTGAACAATGTGGTAAGTTTTTCAATTTTACTAAACCTGAAGGCGGCATGGCGGTTTGGGTATTGTTACGCGATACGTACACCTGGGATAATGTTATGGCTTCGGCAAAAGCACTTGATATTCCGTTTTCATCGGATTATTTAATTTATGGTGATGCTGTTACAAGTAAAGGAATCCGAATGGGGTTTGCCTGCCTTACTACCGAAGAAATTTATCAAAGTATAGATCGTTTACAGAAGGTAATGAATCAGCTTAAGAAAAGTAGTCAATAA
- a CDS encoding pyridoxamine 5'-phosphate oxidase family protein, producing MSSYSVNNLNKVIRGSKRATYNIEEIDAIADAGFLCHVGYEFEGQTIVLPMAYGKIGQTFYLHGSLKNRMLTNLISSGKACLSITHLDGLVLARSGFHHSANYRAATIFGTTRMVQDRDEKMKALESVVNQMVPDHWDTLREMNEKEFKSTLVVAVDVTTASAKIRAEGVIDEKEDQNLPVWAGVIPIKQIAEAPITAPDVPKEVEIPESVKDYASKNSFLKL from the coding sequence ATGTCATCCTATTCAGTAAATAATCTTAACAAAGTAATTCGAGGTAGTAAGAGAGCAACTTACAACATCGAAGAAATTGATGCCATTGCCGATGCTGGTTTTTTATGCCACGTTGGGTACGAATTTGAAGGTCAAACCATCGTGCTACCGATGGCTTACGGTAAAATTGGACAAACCTTTTACCTGCATGGGTCTTTAAAAAACCGGATGCTTACCAATTTAATAAGTTCAGGTAAAGCTTGCCTATCGATCACCCATTTGGACGGTTTGGTTTTAGCCAGGTCCGGATTTCATCATTCAGCCAATTATCGGGCAGCAACGATATTTGGAACAACCCGAATGGTACAAGATCGTGATGAAAAAATGAAGGCTTTAGAATCTGTAGTTAATCAAATGGTTCCGGATCATTGGGATACTTTGCGAGAGATGAATGAGAAAGAATTTAAATCCACCTTAGTAGTCGCTGTAGATGTTACTACTGCTTCCGCCAAGATCAGGGCGGAAGGCGTTATTGACGAAAAAGAAGATCAAAACCTTCCTGTTTGGGCAGGAGTAATTCCAATCAAACAAATAGCCGAAGCACCTATAACCGCTCCCGATGTACCCAAAGAGGTAGAAATTCCAGAGTCGGTCAAGGATTATGCTTCTAAGAATAGCTTTCTAAAATTATAA
- a CDS encoding helix-turn-helix domain-containing protein, with translation MKTYTFDEAKDKYIGKKGTAKRNAYENELRLDFIGEAIKQARKERKLTQTQLGELIGVKKAQISKIENNLRDARFETILKVFRALNAKVNFNVELLNQKVDLATE, from the coding sequence ATGAAAACATACACATTTGATGAAGCTAAAGATAAATATATTGGTAAAAAAGGGACAGCTAAAAGAAATGCTTACGAAAACGAATTGCGACTTGACTTTATTGGAGAAGCAATCAAACAAGCTCGTAAGGAAAGAAAATTAACCCAAACGCAACTTGGAGAGTTAATTGGAGTAAAAAAAGCGCAGATTTCTAAAATTGAAAATAATTTGAGAGATGCAAGGTTTGAAACAATCTTAAAAGTGTTTAGAGCATTAAATGCAAAGGTTAACTTTAATGTAGAGTTGCTAAATCAAAAAGTGGATTTGGCAACTGAATAA
- a CDS encoding type II toxin-antitoxin system RelE/ParE family toxin, with protein MLFNIDRAKVKTDNTLFKKLTSDIWEFRTLYNKKQYRLFAFWDKTENKVTIVVATHGIIKKTQKTPKKEIDKATELMNKYFEDKNKK; from the coding sequence ATACTCTTTAACATTGACAGAGCAAAAGTTAAAACGGACAATACCCTCTTTAAAAAGCTTACTTCGGATATTTGGGAATTTAGGACTTTGTATAATAAAAAGCAATATCGACTTTTTGCATTTTGGGATAAAACTGAAAATAAAGTGACTATAGTAGTTGCAACACACGGAATTATTAAAAAAACTCAAAAAACACCGAAAAAAGAGATTGACAAAGCGACCGAATTAATGAACAAATATTTTGAAGATAAAAACAAGAAGTGA